The Mangrovimonas cancribranchiae nucleotide sequence AACAGGCGATACAACCATAGGGGAAGGTTCAAAACTAGATAATCAAATTCAAGTAGGTCATGATACTTTAATAGGAAAAAAATGCTTGATAGCATCGCAAACAGGAATAGCTGGTTGTGTTGTTATAAAAGATAATGTTACTATTTGGGGGCAAGTTGGTATTAAAAGCGGAATTACTTTAGCCGAAGGAACAATATTGTATGCACAATCTGGATTAGGCCACTCAACAGATGAAGGTAAAACCTATTTTGGCTCACCAGCTGTCGAAGCTCGTGAAATGTTTAAACAAATGGCATATATAAAAGAAATCCCTAATATTCTTAAACATCTTAAAGAAGAAAATAAAGACTAAAGTCTTTTAAATAAAAACAAGAAAATACTTTATAAATAAAGAGCAAAAACTTACTTTTGTTTCTGTTATAAAAACAATAAAAATCAGATTTAAATGAGTGTTTTAGTAAATAAAGATTCAAAAATAATAGTTCAAGGATTTACAGGTAGTGAAGGTACTTTTCACGCTGGTCAAATGATTGAATATGGAACCAATGTAGTAGGAGGTGTTACACCAGGAAAAGGTGGTCAAACGCATCTAGACAAGCCAGTTTTTAATACAGTAAAAGAAGCTGTAGATAAAGTTGGCGCAGATACAACTATTATTTTTGTACCACCTGCATTTGCTGGTGATGCTATTATGGAAGCAGCCGATGCTGGTATAAAAGTTATTATAACTATCACAGAAGGAATCCCTGTTGCCGATATGATTAAGGCTTCAGATTATATAAAAGACAAAGATTGTAGATTAATTGGTCCTAACTGCCCAGGAGTTATTACCCCAGGAGAAGCTAAAGTAGGTATTATGCCTGGTTTTGTTTTTAAACAAGGAAAAGTTGGTATTGTTTCAAAATCTGGAACATTAACATATGAAGCTGCAGATCAAGTTGTAAAGCAAGGTTTAGGAATTACAACCGCTATTGGTATTGGTGGAGATCCAATTATTGGAACTACAACAAAAGAAGCTGTTGAGTTATTAATTAACGATCCAGAAACAGAAGCTGTTGTAATGATTGGTGAAATAGGCGGACAATTAGAAGCCGATGCAGCTAACTGGTATAAAGAAAGTGGTAGTAAAAAGCCAGTTGTAGGATTTATTGCTGGTGAAACAGCTCCTGCTGGTCGTACAATGGGACACGCTGGTGCTATTGTAGGAGGCAGCGATGATACTGCTCAAGCTAAAAAGAAAATTATGCGTGAATGTGGTATTCATGTTGTTGATTCCCCTGCTGAAATAGGTAAAAAAGTAGCCGAAGTATTAGGCTAAATACATAAGAATATTCAATAAAAAACCTCACAAGAAATTGTGAGGTTTTTTTTATTTCTTACAACTTGTAATTAGTATATTTGAGCATCAACTAATATTGTAATTAAACTATGAAATTATTAGAAGGAAAAACAGCCATTATAACTGGTGGTAGCCGAGGTATTGGTAAAGGTATTGCCCAAGTTTTTGCACAACAAGGTGCTAATGTGGCTTTTACTTATAGCTCTTCAGTTGAAGCTGCAAATGAACTTGAAAAAGAACTTAATGCTTTAGGAATTAAAGCTAAAGGTTACCAAAGTAATGCTGCAGATTTTAAACAATCGCAAGACCTAGCAGCAGAAGTTGTTAAGGAGTTTGGAAGCATCGATATTCTTGTTAATAATGCAGGAATTACTAAAGATAATTTGTTAATGCGTATTAGTGAAGAAGACTTTGACAAAGTAATAGAAGTTAACCTAAAGTCGGTATTTAACATGACAAAAGCAGTACAGCGTACTATGTTAAAACAACGAAAAGGATCTATTATAAATATGAGTTCGGTTGTTGGTGTTAAAGGTAACGCAGGACAAACAAACTATGCCGCATCAAAAGCAGGAATAATAGGTTTTTCTAAATCCGTAGCTTTAGAATTAGGCTCAAGAAACATAAGAAGTAATGTGGTTGCACCTGGTTTTATTGAAACCGAAATGACAGCAAAGTTAGATGAAAATACTGTTCAAGGTTGGCGCGATGCAATTCCTTTAAAACGTGGAGGAACACCTGAAGATATTGCCAATGCATGTGTGTTTTTAGCAAGTGATATGAGTGCTTATATTACAGGGCAAACCTTAAATGTAGATGGTGGAATGCTAACATAATTTATGAATACAGAAACCGTATTATATATTATATTATCTGGAGTTATAGCGCTATTATTAGCGCTATTTCAGTATAAATATAGATCTAAAACTAGGTCTATATTTTTAACTTTTTTACGGTTTTTAAGTCTATTTGCATTATTAATTTTATTAGTAAATCCAAAGATAGAGACGAGTCAGACCTATATTCAAAAACCATCTTTAGCTCTTGTTATAGATAACTCTAATTCTATTAATTATTTTAAACAAGAAGCTGTAGCGAAGCAACTTTTATCTGAAGTAAAATCGAAAACAGCAATATCAGATAAGTTTAATATTGACTATTTTACGTTTGGTGAAACGCTTAATCAGAATGATAGTCTCTCCTTTTCTGAAAAACAATCAAATATAAGTGCTGTTTTTACGCAACTCCAGCAAATTTATGCCAACCAAACAGCGCCAACAATACTAGCAACCGATGGAAATCAAACCTTTGGAACAGATTATTCTTTTGTATCTAAAAACTACAACCAAGTTGTTTATCCTGTTGTATTGGGCGATACTATAAAACATAGCGATTTAAAAATTCAACAAGTAAACACTAATAAATATGCGTATCTAAAGAATAAATTTCCTGTAGAGGCTATTGTGGTTTATAATGGTAAAAATACAATAAACACAACATTAACTGTTAAAAGAGGAAATACGACTGTTTTTTCTAAACCATTAACGTTTTCAAAAGAAAACACATCTAACGTGGTTTCATTTTATTTACCAGCAAACAAAGTTGGTGTACAAACGTATAAAGTAGATATTGGTGCTATTAATAATGAAAAAAACATTCAAAACAACACCAAGAACTTTGCTGTTGAAGTTATTGATGAGAAAACTAAAGTAGCTATTATTAGTAGTATTGCTCATCCAGATATTGGCGCCATAAAAAAGAGTATAGAAACTAATGAACAACGCCAATGCGACATTGTAACTCCAGAAGCGTTTATGGCAAATGTAAACAGTTATCAATTGGCCATTTTATATCAACCAGACAATACATTTAAACCCGTATTTAATACGTTAAAACAAACCGCTTTAAATGCCTTTATAATTGCTGGAAGTAAAACCAATTGGCAATTACTTAATAATGAAAACTTAGGTTTTAGTCACGACATAACTACTCAAACTGAAGAATTTCAAGCACAGCTAAATCCAGGTTATTCAAATTTTATTGTTGAAGATTTAAACTTTCCAAGTTTTCCTCCTTTAAAAGGCGTTTTTGGAGATATTTCGTTTGAAAAAAATCACAACATATTACTTTATAAACAAATAGGGAATGTGATTACAGAGTCCCCTCTTTTAGTAACCACCGAAAGTAACGGCACTAGAAATGCTCTGTTATTAGGAGAAAATATATGGCAATGGCGTGCACAAAGTTATTTAAACACATCGTCGTTTATTGCTTTTGATAATTTTACAGGAAAACTAATTCAATATTTAGCCTCGAAAAAGCGAAAAGATAGGTTAGTACTGGATTTTAATTCGTTTTATGAAGGAAATACTCAGGTTGTTTTAAAAGCTCAGTATTTTAATAAGAATTATGAATTTGATGCCAGAGAAAAATTAACAATCTACTTAACAAATAAACAAACTCAAGAAACTTTTGAATACCCATTAGTTTTAAAAAACAATTATTTTGAAATTGATTTAAGTAGTTTATCACCTGGCAATTATGACTTTACAGTTAAGGCAGTAAATTCAAACATGTCAAAATCAGCTAGTTTTAAAATACTAGAATACAATATAGAACAACAATTTTTAAACGCAGATGTAACAAAACTAACCCAAATAGCAACTAATAGTAAAGGAGGTTTGTTTTTCTCATCAAATTACGAGCTACTTTTTAATAGCTTGCTTAACGATGAGCGGTATAAACCCACTCAAAAAACAACAAAAACAACATTACCTTTAATAAACTGGAAATACCTTTTGGCGTTTATTGTTTTTTGCTTATCGTTAGAGTGGTTTATCAGAAAATATAAAGGACTAATTTAAAACACTAACACATGGAAAGATTACCCAAAATTGCATTACCATTCGTGGTATTACTTATTTTTATTGTTATTCTTATTTCAAAATCGGCTGTAACTATAGACTCTGGAGAAGCTGGCGTTTTATACAAAAGATTTGGGGGCGGTGTTGTTACAGATGAACCTGCATTAGGAGAAGGGTTTCATATTGTAGCACCTTGGAATAAAGTTTACGTTTATGAAGTACGTCGTCAAGAGATTTTCGAAAAAATGAAAGTACTCTCTTCAAACGGATTAGACATTCAACTAGATGCTTCAACGTGGTATAAACCAGAAATTAATAACTTAGGAAAGTTACACCAAGAAATAGGCGAGGACTACTTAAACAGAATTATTTTGCCAACTATCCGTTCTGCAGCAAGAAGCGTTGTTGGGCGTTACACACCAGAGCAATTATACTCTAGTAAGCGAGATGCTATTCAAGCCGAAATTTTTGAGGAAACTAAAAAAATTGTGGATGATCAGCATATTGTTATTGATGAAATCCTGGTAAGAGATGTTACTTTACCACCTACAATTAAAGATGCTATAGAGCGTAAATTACGTCAGGAGCAAGAGTCTTTGGAGTATGAATTCAGATTAGAGAAAGCTAGAAAAGAAGCTGAACGCCAACGTATTGAAGCCAAAGGTAAGGCTGATGCCAACAAAATACTAAGCGCATCGCTGACCGATAAAATTTTACAAGACAAAGGTATTGAAGCTACCAACAAACTATCGGAATCTCCTAATAGCAAAGTGGTTATAATAGGTTCTGGAGAGTCTGGAATGCCTATTATTTTAGGAAATCAATAATTAAAATTTGGATTTCTAAATTATTTTTTGAAATCTTTGTTCTGTTAAAGAAAACAAATGACTTTTATTCAATTACATCATCATCATTTTCATACTTGCACTCAAGCGAGCTGAAAATGTATTGACTAAATTGAAGTAAAAATATATTTAAAACCCGTTTGAGTAAATCAAACGGGTTTTTTGTTTTCTATAATACCATTAACCTTCATTTGATTTACTCAAACACAATAAATAAAGAATGAGTAAATTAAAACTTGCCGTACAAAAATCTGGTAGACTTCATGAAGATTCCATGAAAATTCTAAAGGATATTGGTCTATTTGTAGATAATGGCAAAGACCAACTTAAAGTATCGGCAGCCAATTTCCCTTTAGAACTTTTTTATCTCAGAAATGGTGATATACCGCAATATTTAAAAGATGGTGTTGTTGATGCCGCAATTATAGGTGAAAACATACTGTTTGAAAAAGGCGACAATATTAACATTATAGAAAAATTAGGTTTTTCAAAATGTAAAGTATCCATCGCTTTACCTAAACACGAACAGTATACTAATATTACATGCTTACAAGGTAAACGTATAGCAACATCATATCCTAATACAGTTTCTAAGTTTTTAAAGAAACGTAATGTTTCTGCTAATTTACACATTATAAATGGCTCTGTAGAAATTGCCCCAAACATTGGGTTGGCAGATGCTATTGTAGATATTGTCTCCAGTGGTAATACCTTGTTTAAAAATAACCTTAAAGAGGTTGATGTTTTATTAGAATCGGAAGCCGTTTTAGCTGTATCTCCAAAAATAAATAATGAACAAAAAAACTTATTGGAACGATTACAGTTTAGAATACAATCTGTTTTAAAAAGTCGAGAAAATAAATATGTGCTTTTAAATGCTCCTGATGAAAAAATTAAAGACATCATAAATATTCTTCCCGGCATGAACAGCCCTACAATTATGCCATTAGCTAAAAGCGGATGGAGCTCTCTACACTCAGTAATTAATAAAAATAAATTTTGGGAAATTATAGATGAATTAAAGGCTAATGGTGCCGAAGGAATTTTAGTTTGCCCAATAGAAAACATGGTAATATAATATGAAAATAATACAATACCCTAAGCCGGATCAATGGACAGACATATTACAACGTCCAATACAAACTATAGCCGATATAGAACGAACAGTTACCGAAATATTTAACGATATAAAACGGCAAGGAGACACAGCCATTACAAAGTACACCGCTATGTTTGATGGTGTTGAACTGAATAACTATAAAGTTTCAAAAAAAAAATTGATGATGCATGTGAAAATGTTTCGGAAAGCTTAAAAACAGCTATATACATGGCTAAAACTAATATTGAAGCTTTTCATGAGGCTCAAAAAACATCCAAAGTAGAGATTGAAACTTCACCTGGAGTTCGTTGTTGGCAAGAAAAACGACCTATAGAAAAAATAGGATTATACATTCCAGGAGGAACAGCACCCTTATTTTCTACCGTATTAATGTTAGCAATTCCTGCAAAAATAGCAGGCTGTAAGAACATTGTAATTTGTTCGCCACCAAATAAAGAAGGTAAAATAGCAAAAGAAATTTTATTTGCAGCACAACTTTGTGGAGTTACAAAAATTTTAAAAGTAGGAGGTATACAGGCTATAGCTGGGATGACATTTGGTACCAAAATAATACCTCAAGTTTATAAAATATTTGGTCCAGGAAATCAATTTGTAACAGTAGCAAAACAATTAGCCATAAAATATGATGTAGCCATAGATATGCCAGCAGGTCCAAGTGAGTTATTGGTCTATGCTGATGAATCTGCAAAGCCTTCTTATGTGGCGTCAGACCTACTTAGTCAAGCCGAACATGGTGTAGATAGTCAGGTGATTTTAATATCGACTTCAAAACTTCTTATTGAAAATGTAAAAACTGAAATTTCCAGTCAAATTAAAGACTTGCCTAGAAAATCTATTGCAGAGCAAGCAATACAAAATTCAAAACTAATTTTAGTTGAAAGTGATGATATAGCTTTAAAAATGATTAATGAATTTGCTCCAGAACACTTTATAATCTGTGCTAAAAACGAAGAATTATACATTAACGGGATTACTAATGCAGGTTCTGTTTTTATAGGAAATTATACACCCGAAAGTGCTGGTGATTACGCTTCTGGTACTAACCACACTTTACCAACAAATGGGTTTAGTAAAATGTATTCTGGAATAAGCTTAGATAGTTTTACAAAAAGTATAACGTTTCAAAAAATAACAAAAGTAGGATTAATTAACCTAGGTGAAACCATAGAAATAATGGCAAATGCCGAAGGTTTACAAGCTCATAAAAATGCGGTTTCCATTAGATTAAAAGATTTAAAGAAATGACATCAATAGATTTTAATATAAATAGCTTGGTTCGTACAAGTGTAAAAAACTTAAAACCTTATTCTTCTGCAAGAGAGGAGTATAAGGATTTTGATAAAGATATGGTATTTCTTGATGCCA carries:
- the sucD gene encoding succinate--CoA ligase subunit alpha, with protein sequence MSVLVNKDSKIIVQGFTGSEGTFHAGQMIEYGTNVVGGVTPGKGGQTHLDKPVFNTVKEAVDKVGADTTIIFVPPAFAGDAIMEAADAGIKVIITITEGIPVADMIKASDYIKDKDCRLIGPNCPGVITPGEAKVGIMPGFVFKQGKVGIVSKSGTLTYEAADQVVKQGLGITTAIGIGGDPIIGTTTKEAVELLINDPETEAVVMIGEIGGQLEADAANWYKESGSKKPVVGFIAGETAPAGRTMGHAGAIVGGSDDTAQAKKKIMRECGIHVVDSPAEIGKKVAEVLG
- the fabG gene encoding 3-oxoacyl-[acyl-carrier-protein] reductase, whose product is MKLLEGKTAIITGGSRGIGKGIAQVFAQQGANVAFTYSSSVEAANELEKELNALGIKAKGYQSNAADFKQSQDLAAEVVKEFGSIDILVNNAGITKDNLLMRISEEDFDKVIEVNLKSVFNMTKAVQRTMLKQRKGSIINMSSVVGVKGNAGQTNYAASKAGIIGFSKSVALELGSRNIRSNVVAPGFIETEMTAKLDENTVQGWRDAIPLKRGGTPEDIANACVFLASDMSAYITGQTLNVDGGMLT
- a CDS encoding VWA domain-containing protein yields the protein MNTETVLYIILSGVIALLLALFQYKYRSKTRSIFLTFLRFLSLFALLILLVNPKIETSQTYIQKPSLALVIDNSNSINYFKQEAVAKQLLSEVKSKTAISDKFNIDYFTFGETLNQNDSLSFSEKQSNISAVFTQLQQIYANQTAPTILATDGNQTFGTDYSFVSKNYNQVVYPVVLGDTIKHSDLKIQQVNTNKYAYLKNKFPVEAIVVYNGKNTINTTLTVKRGNTTVFSKPLTFSKENTSNVVSFYLPANKVGVQTYKVDIGAINNEKNIQNNTKNFAVEVIDEKTKVAIISSIAHPDIGAIKKSIETNEQRQCDIVTPEAFMANVNSYQLAILYQPDNTFKPVFNTLKQTALNAFIIAGSKTNWQLLNNENLGFSHDITTQTEEFQAQLNPGYSNFIVEDLNFPSFPPLKGVFGDISFEKNHNILLYKQIGNVITESPLLVTTESNGTRNALLLGENIWQWRAQSYLNTSSFIAFDNFTGKLIQYLASKKRKDRLVLDFNSFYEGNTQVVLKAQYFNKNYEFDAREKLTIYLTNKQTQETFEYPLVLKNNYFEIDLSSLSPGNYDFTVKAVNSNMSKSASFKILEYNIEQQFLNADVTKLTQIATNSKGGLFFSSNYELLFNSLLNDERYKPTQKTTKTTLPLINWKYLLAFIVFCLSLEWFIRKYKGLI
- a CDS encoding prohibitin family protein — translated: MERLPKIALPFVVLLIFIVILISKSAVTIDSGEAGVLYKRFGGGVVTDEPALGEGFHIVAPWNKVYVYEVRRQEIFEKMKVLSSNGLDIQLDASTWYKPEINNLGKLHQEIGEDYLNRIILPTIRSAARSVVGRYTPEQLYSSKRDAIQAEIFEETKKIVDDQHIVIDEILVRDVTLPPTIKDAIERKLRQEQESLEYEFRLEKARKEAERQRIEAKGKADANKILSASLTDKILQDKGIEATNKLSESPNSKVVIIGSGESGMPIILGNQ
- the hisG gene encoding ATP phosphoribosyltransferase, which codes for MSKLKLAVQKSGRLHEDSMKILKDIGLFVDNGKDQLKVSAANFPLELFYLRNGDIPQYLKDGVVDAAIIGENILFEKGDNINIIEKLGFSKCKVSIALPKHEQYTNITCLQGKRIATSYPNTVSKFLKKRNVSANLHIINGSVEIAPNIGLADAIVDIVSSGNTLFKNNLKEVDVLLESEAVLAVSPKINNEQKNLLERLQFRIQSVLKSRENKYVLLNAPDEKIKDIINILPGMNSPTIMPLAKSGWSSLHSVINKNKFWEIIDELKANGAEGILVCPIENMVI